In one window of Nakamurella sp. PAMC28650 DNA:
- a CDS encoding RNA polymerase subunit sigma-70 encodes MTNSLLDRARAGDGRAFGELTAPHVRELHLHCYRMLGSVTESDDLLQETLTAAWRGLHDFQGRASLRAWLYRIATNRCLNAIRDSSRRVRAEPVPPFRPPEPSRRGDLAWLQPYPDAWLGQLRDVTPGPAARWEGQETIELAFIVALQRLSPRQAAVLVLGDVLGFSHAEVAGMLDSTATAVKGALQRAHASLSRHRDGLRHEPSGGPGSATERDLARRFAACLADGNVDGVVALLTETAWLSMPPASHEYLGPVAIRGFLDASRRWRSQTPLTLVETRSNGQPAFGSHLGHPGSGAGRPAGIFVLTMHLDRISGITRFLDQDSDRYFGRSGVGGTAEGPDA; translated from the coding sequence GTGACCAATTCGCTGCTGGACCGTGCCCGAGCCGGCGACGGCCGGGCCTTCGGTGAGCTCACTGCCCCCCACGTCCGTGAGTTGCATCTGCACTGCTATCGCATGCTGGGCTCGGTCACCGAATCGGACGATCTGTTGCAGGAGACGCTGACCGCGGCCTGGCGTGGCCTGCACGATTTCCAGGGCCGTGCCTCGCTCCGGGCCTGGCTGTATCGCATCGCGACCAATCGCTGCCTCAACGCGATCCGTGACAGCAGTCGCCGGGTGCGCGCCGAACCGGTTCCGCCGTTTCGACCGCCTGAGCCCTCTCGCCGCGGGGATCTGGCGTGGCTGCAGCCCTACCCCGACGCCTGGCTCGGCCAGCTGCGCGACGTGACCCCCGGCCCGGCCGCGCGATGGGAAGGGCAGGAAACCATCGAGCTGGCCTTCATCGTTGCGCTGCAACGACTATCACCGCGGCAGGCTGCGGTTCTCGTCCTCGGCGATGTGCTCGGGTTCTCGCACGCCGAGGTGGCCGGGATGCTCGACAGCACCGCGACCGCGGTCAAGGGCGCTCTACAGCGTGCACATGCCTCGCTGTCGCGCCACCGTGACGGATTGCGCCACGAGCCCTCCGGAGGCCCAGGCTCGGCCACCGAACGCGACCTGGCCCGGCGCTTCGCCGCCTGCCTGGCCGACGGGAACGTCGACGGGGTCGTTGCGCTGCTGACCGAGACCGCTTGGCTGTCCATGCCTCCGGCGTCGCACGAATACCTGGGGCCGGTCGCGATCAGAGGCTTCCTGGACGCAAGTCGACGATGGCGCAGTCAGACGCCGTTGACGCTCGTGGAGACCAGGTCGAACGGCCAGCCTGCCTTCGGGTCCCATCTCGGGCACCCGGGCTCGGGCGCGGGACGACCTGCCGGGATCTTCGTGCTCACCATGCACCTGGATCGAATCAGCGGAATCACCCGATTCCTCGACCAGGACTCGGACCGATATTTCGGACGGTCCGGAGTCGGCGGGACGGCAGAAGGTCCGGACGCCTGA
- a CDS encoding IS1595 family transposase: MSEPVCAYPVGGVDYPRTFQELLEWFPDDSSCLAYLERLRWPQGFVCPVCGAPGGWRTAKAKWMCTRCGRQTSVTAGTIFHRLRTPLSTWFAAIWFITSQKNGMSAQGLQRVLGFGSYETAWAWLQKLRWAMVRPERELLSGVVELDEVFIGNEPRGRAGGVKDHTAAMIAVESIPGRKLGRVRIELAETARSVSMLGFADRVIAKGSTVRTDGANYLKKLTAAGYEHVAFVGTDSAEPAHINLPGVHMVASLLKRWLTGTLHYAVSQEHLAYYLDEYTFRFNRRTSKSRGLLFYRLLQQAVNTDPHPLAELRNPVAAVDVPF, from the coding sequence ATGTCAGAGCCAGTGTGTGCCTACCCGGTCGGTGGTGTCGATTACCCCCGGACCTTTCAGGAGTTGCTGGAGTGGTTCCCGGATGACTCGTCGTGTCTGGCGTATCTGGAGCGTCTGCGGTGGCCCCAGGGGTTTGTGTGTCCGGTGTGCGGGGCGCCCGGCGGTTGGCGTACGGCGAAGGCGAAATGGATGTGCACCAGGTGTGGCCGGCAGACGTCGGTGACCGCCGGCACGATCTTCCACCGGCTCCGGACGCCGCTGTCGACGTGGTTCGCGGCGATCTGGTTCATCACCTCGCAGAAGAACGGGATGTCCGCGCAAGGTCTGCAGCGGGTGCTGGGTTTCGGATCCTACGAAACAGCGTGGGCATGGCTGCAGAAGCTACGCTGGGCGATGGTCCGCCCCGAGCGGGAGTTGCTCTCCGGTGTGGTGGAGTTAGATGAAGTGTTCATCGGCAACGAGCCTCGCGGCCGCGCAGGCGGCGTGAAGGACCACACCGCGGCGATGATCGCAGTGGAATCGATCCCCGGCCGCAAGCTGGGCAGGGTCCGCATCGAGCTGGCCGAGACAGCCCGATCGGTCAGCATGCTCGGCTTCGCCGACCGCGTCATCGCCAAAGGATCAACGGTCAGAACCGATGGCGCCAACTACCTGAAGAAGCTGACCGCGGCCGGCTACGAGCACGTCGCGTTCGTCGGGACCGACAGCGCCGAGCCCGCCCACATCAACCTCCCCGGCGTCCACATGGTCGCCTCGCTGCTCAAACGCTGGCTGACCGGCACCCTGCATTACGCGGTCTCCCAGGAGCACCTGGCCTACTACCTGGACGAATACACATTCCGGTTCAACCGACGCACCTCGAAGAGTCGCGGGCTTTTGTTCTACCGACTGTTGCAGCAGGCCGTGAACACAGACCCACACCCGCTCGCTGAACTGCGCAATCCTGTTGCAGCAGTGGACGTCCCGTTCTGA